The Acidobacteriota bacterium sequence CTTCTTTGTGCTTCTCGCCATAAAACCTTATTTCCCTCTGCGGCTCACAATGAATTTGTCGGTCCGCTTGTTATTGCGCGTCTTGTAACCGCGAGTCGGCTGTCCCCAAGGCGTAACCGGATGACGTCCGCCGGAGGTCTTTCCTTCACCACCGCCATGGGGATGGTCGACTGGGTTCATCGCCACACCGCGGTTTACTGGACGGCGTCCCAACCATCGCTTACGACCAGCCTTACCGATCGCGACGTTCTCATGGTCGGTATTCCCAACTTGGCCCACAGTCGCCATGCAATCCATCAGCACCTTGCGCGTCTCACCGGAAGGAAGCTTCAGCGACGCATAATCGCCTTCCTTCGCCACTAGTTGCGCAGCCCCGCCAGCCGAGCGAACCATCTGCGCGCCCTTGCCGGGCTTCAGCTCGATGTTGTGCACCGTCGTACCGGCGGGAATGTTGCGCAGTGGAAGCGCGTTGCCCACCAGGATGTCGGCGTCAGGCCCGCTGACGATCTTCTGTCCAACCTGCAATCCCACGGGCTGCAGGATGTAACGCTTCTCGCCATCTGCGTACGACAGCAGCGCGATGCGCGCCGAACGATTGGGATCGTATTCAATCGACGTTACCGTCGCGGGAATACCATCCTTATCGCGCTTGAAGTCGATGATGCGAATCTTGCGCTTGTGTCCTCCGCCACGATGCCAGCTCGTCAAATCGCCGGAATTGCGGCGGCCGCCCGTGCGCAGCTTGATCTCGGTCAGCGGCTTGTGCGGACGATCGGTCGTGATCTCGTCGTTGACCAGCGTCGTCTTAAATCGTAACGACGGAGTCAGCGGTCTGTATGTCTTAATCGGCATTGGTTATAACTCTCAGCCGGGGCATTGCCCCAATTACTGAATCGGGTGATCGGATGATCGGATGATCGGGTGAAGTAACTGCAATTGTTTACTTCGCCGAAACCCTAGCACCGACTCGCGCCGATCTTTGTTTTCCGGGCGCGTCACCTGGTGGGTCTTACTTCGCACGATCACCCGATGACTCGATCACCCGATTTCTTTCTTACGCGTTGTCCGCGTATTCGGGCATCTTCTCGCCCACTTTCAATCGAACGTACGCTTTTTTCCAGTCCGGACGATGTCCTGCAAAACGTCCGCGGCGCCGCTCCTTACCGTGAAAATTCGCAGTACGGACGGTATCGACCTTGACCTTGAACACTTGCTGTACAGCGTTCCGGATCTCGGTCTTCGTAGCTTTCGCGGCAACTTCAAATACGAGCTGGCCGGAGGTCGCTTCTTTCTTTCGCGGACTCTTGTCCTTCGCAGCCTTCGGATCGAATTCCTTGGCGCGCTCAGCCTTTTCCGTGATCACGGGCCTGCGGATGATTTGATATGCAGATTTCATTAGGCCACCTCCGCCTTCTGCCGCTTGGAGACGGCCTTCTTCAGCGTCTCCTGCAACTGCTCAATCGCAGGCCGCGAGAAGATCGCACGATCATAACGAAGCAGGTGATACGGATGTACTTCCGAACCAGACACCAGCTCTACGCCGTCGAGATTCCGCGCACTCAGGTACAGATTGCGATCATGCTCCCGGGTGTCAGAGTTCACGTTCGCGACAATCAAAGAAGTTTTCTCAACGCCCAGCGTGTCCAATGCTTCGCGCAAGTCTTTCGTCTTGCCCGACAGCGAGTCGAGACCATCAACCACGGTCAGCTTGCCATCAGAGAACTTTGTCGCCAGAGCCGAACGCAATGCTCCGAGCAGTTTCTTTTTAGGAAACGCGAAATCGTAGCTTCGCGGCTGAGGTCCGTGGACCGTGCCACCGTGACGCCAGAGAGGCGAACGAATCGAGCCAACACGCGCCCGGCCAGTTCCCTTCTGCTTCCACAGCTTTCTGCCTGCGCCGGAGACGAGCTTCTTATTCTTGGTCGCGTGGGTACCCGCGCGCTGAGCTGCGCGGTAATGCGTGACCGCCTCCCAGATCAGGTCTTCATTGATCGTGCCGAAGACCTCGTCTGCCAGCTCGAAGCTGCCGACTTTCTTGCCCTTCAGATCTACAATGTCAATCTTTGCCATGGTTATTTCTTGGCCTTTCCGGCAGCGGCTTTCTTCGCAGCCTTCAACGGATCGACCGTTTGCGCGCCTGCAAATCCACGACGCTCACGCGGCGCCTGCTTGGCCTTATTGATGACTACGTATCCGCCTTTGGGACCAGGTACCGCGCCTTCGACCATCAACAGATTTTCTTCAAGGTCGATCCCGAGAATGCGCAGATTGCGGACCGTGCACTGCTCGACGCCCATATGACCAGACATGCGCTGTCCGGGGAAGGTTCGCGATGGGAACGACGATGCGCCGATTGAGCCCTGCACCTGGAACATGTGTCCGTGTGACTTTGGACCACCGCCGAAATGATGTCGACGAACGACGCCGGCAAATCCGCGTCCTTTGCTGGTTCCGGTCACATCGACGAATTTTTCATCCTGGAAGATATCGACCAAAACCTTGTCCCCGACCTTCACCTGACCGTTGCTCTCCGCCGCCGGATTCTCACCCTTCGCTTGCTTCTCACCCGCTTCAACCGGAGTTGTAACGGCGACTTCCTTCATGAACTTCACCGGCGGTAGATTGTGCTTCCCGAAATGGCCCTGCATCGCCTTCGTGACGCGCTTGCCTTTCACGAACTCGACGAGACCAATCTGAACCGCGTCGTATCCGTCACGGGCAGCGTTCTTGCGCTGGGTGATCACGCACGGACCAGCCTGCAGCACCGTGATCGGGCGAACCTCACTCCTATCATCGAAGAGCTGCGTCATGCCGACTTTTTTTCCTAAAATTCCGGAAACCATTTTTTCTTCTTCTCCTCATCATCCCTTCAAGGGACTGTAGGCTCTCTCGCGAGAGTTTCTCTAACTTCCAAATGCCTTGATCTCGACGTCCACGCCGGCCGGAAGATCGAGCTTCATCAGCGCATCAACCGTCTGCTGTGTGGGATCCAGGATGTCGAGCAGCCGTTTGTGCGTGCGGATCTCAAAAGCTTCCCGAGACTTCTTGTCGACGTGCGGCGAACGCAGCACACAGTACTTATTCTTAATCGTTGGCAACGGAATCGGTCCCGCTACCTGCGCTCCGGTGCGACGCGCGGTTTCCACGATCTCACCAGTCGACTGGTCAAGAACGCGATAGTCGTAAGCCTTCAACCGGATGCGTATTCTCTGTCCTACCATTTGTTGTCTCTCAAAGATCTGCTGCGGTCGGTTTGCCGCTGCGGTCAAAAAAGTTCTCAATTTTCAGTAATTAGTTGTCACTGAATGAAAACTGATTACTGAATACTCGTTTCTGCACTTGCTCAGGCAAGAATTTCTGAAATCGTTCCCGCGCCTACCGTGCGTCCACCTTCGCGGATGGCGAAGCGCAAGCCCTTTTCCATAGCCACCGGCGTAATCAGCTCGATGGTCAGCGCTACGTTGTCTCCAGGCATGACCATCTCTGTGCCGGCCGGCAGCTCGGCGACTCCCGTCACGTCCGTCGTTCGGAAGTAGAACTGCGGACGATAGCCTTTGAAGAACGGCGTATG is a genomic window containing:
- a CDS encoding 30S ribosomal protein S10 — encoded protein: MVGQRIRIRLKAYDYRVLDQSTGEIVETARRTGAQVAGPIPLPTIKNKYCVLRSPHVDKKSREAFEIRTHKRLLDILDPTQQTVDALMKLDLPAGVDVEIKAFGS
- a CDS encoding 50S ribosomal protein L4, whose product is MAKIDIVDLKGKKVGSFELADEVFGTINEDLIWEAVTHYRAAQRAGTHATKNKKLVSGAGRKLWKQKGTGRARVGSIRSPLWRHGGTVHGPQPRSYDFAFPKKKLLGALRSALATKFSDGKLTVVDGLDSLSGKTKDLREALDTLGVEKTSLIVANVNSDTREHDRNLYLSARNLDGVELVSGSEVHPYHLLRYDRAIFSRPAIEQLQETLKKAVSKRQKAEVA
- a CDS encoding 50S ribosomal protein L2, with protein sequence MPIKTYRPLTPSLRFKTTLVNDEITTDRPHKPLTEIKLRTGGRRNSGDLTSWHRGGGHKRKIRIIDFKRDKDGIPATVTSIEYDPNRSARIALLSYADGEKRYILQPVGLQVGQKIVSGPDADILVGNALPLRNIPAGTTVHNIELKPGKGAQMVRSAGGAAQLVAKEGDYASLKLPSGETRKVLMDCMATVGQVGNTDHENVAIGKAGRKRWLGRRPVNRGVAMNPVDHPHGGGEGKTSGGRHPVTPWGQPTRGYKTRNNKRTDKFIVSRRGK
- the tuf gene encoding elongation factor Tu (EF-Tu; promotes GTP-dependent binding of aminoacyl-tRNA to the A-site of ribosomes during protein biosynthesis; when the tRNA anticodon matches the mRNA codon, GTP hydrolysis results; the inactive EF-Tu-GDP leaves the ribosome and release of GDP is promoted by elongation factor Ts; many prokaryotes have two copies of the gene encoding EF-Tu), whose translation is EIVGFRETRKTVVTGVEMFKKQLDEGLAGDNAGLLLRGIAKEDVERGMVLAKTGSITPHTKFKAEIYVLTKEEGGRHTPFFKGYRPQFYFRTTDVTGVAELPAGTEMVMPGDNVALTIELITPVAMEKGLRFAIREGGRTVGAGTISEILA
- a CDS encoding 50S ribosomal protein L23 — encoded protein: MKSAYQIIRRPVITEKAERAKEFDPKAAKDKSPRKKEATSGQLVFEVAAKATKTEIRNAVQQVFKVKVDTVRTANFHGKERRRGRFAGHRPDWKKAYVRLKVGEKMPEYADNA
- a CDS encoding 50S ribosomal protein L3, whose translation is MVSGILGKKVGMTQLFDDRSEVRPITVLQAGPCVITQRKNAARDGYDAVQIGLVEFVKGKRVTKAMQGHFGKHNLPPVKFMKEVAVTTPVEAGEKQAKGENPAAESNGQVKVGDKVLVDIFQDEKFVDVTGTSKGRGFAGVVRRHHFGGGPKSHGHMFQVQGSIGASSFPSRTFPGQRMSGHMGVEQCTVRNLRILGIDLEENLLMVEGAVPGPKGGYVVINKAKQAPRERRGFAGAQTVDPLKAAKKAAAGKAKK